Proteins encoded in a region of the Spiroplasma endosymbiont of Amphimallon solstitiale genome:
- a CDS encoding DEAD/DEAH box helicase, whose protein sequence is MSFQQFNLQPWLIENLKKEKLINPTPVQTEIIPLALTYKNLIIKSATGSGKTHTYLIPILNNCNVTLKVTQAVIITPTRELAQQTFNFLKALIKDQNISIACLVGGKDIIRQSNNLSNNQPQIVIGTPTRLKRLYELNMLAITTTNTLVIDECDMLFDMGFMEDLDFLITKMNKNTQIMTFSATILHQLVTWLKKYITNATTISIDNKSQKIQHIFINRYHQDSKKQLQSLLTMFDPYLCLIFVNNKENIEEIANVLIEENKKVAILHGGLPARERSQTFKRIKNFEYQYVVCSDIAARGIDIEGVSHVISLQLPTNNIEYYFHRAGRTGRANYSGISYVFYDKSDNSTIHKLKNLNVPIEYYKIKDNKLLPEITNDNIVAHKRKIERNKEEQYVINRFKKNKNVTPGYKKKFNKDLEAIKKETRKQHIKASIKKIKKTQAIARRKKLFDEN, encoded by the coding sequence TAAAAAAAGAAAAACTAATTAATCCAACACCAGTCCAAACCGAAATTATTCCTTTAGCATTAACTTATAAAAACTTAATTATTAAAAGTGCTACTGGTAGTGGTAAAACTCATACTTATTTAATTCCAATTTTAAATAATTGTAATGTTACTTTAAAAGTAACACAAGCAGTTATTATTACACCTACTCGTGAACTTGCTCAACAAACGTTCAATTTTTTAAAAGCTTTAATCAAAGATCAAAATATTAGCATTGCTTGTTTAGTGGGTGGCAAAGATATTATTCGTCAAAGTAATAATTTAAGTAATAATCAACCACAAATTGTAATTGGAACTCCAACTAGATTAAAACGTTTATATGAACTTAATATGTTAGCAATTACTACTACTAACACTTTAGTTATTGATGAATGTGATATGTTATTTGATATGGGATTCATGGAAGATTTAGATTTTTTAATTACTAAAATGAATAAAAATACTCAAATTATGACTTTTTCAGCAACAATATTACACCAACTAGTTACTTGATTAAAAAAATATATTACTAACGCTACTACAATTAGTATTGATAATAAATCTCAAAAAATTCAACATATTTTTATTAATCGTTATCATCAAGATAGTAAAAAACAACTACAATCATTATTAACAATGTTTGATCCTTATTTATGTTTAATTTTTGTTAATAACAAAGAAAATATTGAAGAAATTGCAAACGTCTTAATTGAAGAAAATAAAAAAGTAGCAATCTTACATGGTGGATTACCAGCACGAGAACGTTCTCAAACTTTTAAACGTATTAAAAATTTTGAATATCAATATGTTGTTTGTTCAGATATCGCAGCACGTGGTATTGATATTGAAGGGGTATCTCATGTTATCTCTTTACAATTACCGACAAATAATATAGAATATTATTTTCATCGAGCAGGGCGAACAGGACGAGCTAACTATTCAGGTATTTCTTATGTATTTTATGATAAGAGTGATAATTCTACTATTCATAAGTTAAAAAATTTAAATGTTCCAATAGAATACTATAAAATTAAAGATAATAAGTTACTACCAGAAATTACTAATGACAACATCGTTGCTCATAAACGAAAAATAGAAAGAAATAAAGAAGAGCAATATGTTATTAATCGCTTTAAAAAAAATAAAAATGTAACTCCTGGTTATAAGAAAAAATTTAATAAAGATTTAGAAGCAATAAAAAAAGAAACAAGAAAACAACACATTAAAGCATCAATTAAGAAAATTAAAAAAACACAAGCAATTGCAAGAAGAAAAAAACTTTTTGATGAAAATTAA